A region of the Haloplanus vescus genome:
GGCGTAGACGTGGGTGTCGAAGTTGGCGTAGACGTGGGTGTCGAAGTTGGCGTAGACGTGGGTGTCGAAGTTGGCGTAGACGTAGGTGTCGAAGTTGGCGTAGACTCACCATCAAAGACTCGACTTTCGAAGAGAATAGCAGAACGACCATTCGAACGCCACACAACCGATAAATCGCCACTTGGTGCTCCTGAAATCTGACACTCTGTTCCCGGTCGCACTGTCGAAACCGTCATATCGCAAGCTTGTCCATTGGTACCGGCATAGTTGCCTAACGAGCCGTCCAATTCGGATACAATATACAGATTTTCTCCGTCGAGGGTCTCCCCACCAGTATGTGTGAGGACAACTGTCGTTCCGTCTTGGTGCATCTGAAAGGTTACCAGTGGTTCACCTTCGTCCCAATCGTCAACGACCCCAAGTACAAACGTACCGATAGTAGCCGCCAGTATAACCGTCACTGCAACCATGAGTATCGTCCCGATCACCGGGGAAACCCCTCGTTCATCACCAAATCCGAGTAGTGAAGGAAAGTCAGCAGGGAACACTTGTTTAGCCGAAAATCAGACTAAACTGCTTAAAGAGTGTCGGGTTGATTACGATTGGGGGATAAGATACAATCGTAATGTCTCCTGCTGCTCAACCAAACTCAGAGTCTACCCAGTTAACTGAAATCAGTTCCCATAGCACGTCTCCAACCACTGGCAAGAGGCCTTGTCTGGAATTCTACCAATATTCCAGAGCTAGCTACTGGTCGTCCCGCTATTTCTGAATATGGGCGTTATAAACAAACTCTCAACTTAGTGCAGGGATGTGGGCGACTCATAGATCGCCATCGGTCACGAGGTACGCGACGACTTCTTATTGAGAAGTGGGTACGGAGGTCAAGAGCTTCCGCGCCGGTATCAAGAGGGACGCAATGATTACCTCACGAAGAATGGGTAACGGTTCGCACGGCTCTACCACGAGAACCACGACATGGAGGTGAGAGCAGACGGCACGAACGCCTGATCCTGTAGGTTCGGTCCGATGTTACGAGCGATGGAATCGTTCAACGAGTCGTTCGGCGAACTGTTTGGCTGTCCGGAATCGATCGTTTGGATCGGGCTGCATTGCCTGCTGGATACAGTCGCCGACGCCACTAGGGAGATCGGCAAGTTCCTGTGGCGGGGTTATCTCGCCGGCTGCGAGTGCGTTCGTGTATGCCTGCTGGTCATGGAACGGTTCGCATCCGGTGAGCAACCAGTAGGTGACCGCACCTAGCCGGTAGACGGGGGTAGTTGAGGCAGCTTCGTTCTGGAGCTGTTCCGGTGCCATGTATCGACTTCCAGTCCGCTGGCCAAGTCTGTCCCGGACGCGTCGTTCGATACCGGGACTTGCAATCCGGGCCGAAATCGAGCGCGCTGACCCAGACCGATCCAGCCTGGTATCGATATACGAGCGGTCCCGCGTCGACTCGGCCCTGCTAATTATGACGCGCGAAGGGGCGAGCGTGGTCCGGTAGATGCTCCGTCGCTGAGCTTCTTGCAGTACGTCCGCCAGCTGCGTGAGTATCCAGAGTCGCTCCTCCATTGATAGTTCTTCCCGGCATGTCGACAGCGGTGTGCCAGTGGCGTCGTAGATCACCCACGCTGAGGGATCAGCGTCTCGTTCGTGGATCGGGACGACTCCACTGTGACTCGCGAGGTCGGTCCAGTCGTCAATGGCGGTCCCGAACGCGTGGAGAGCAGTTCGGTGATCGTCGAATTCAGGATCTAGGACCCAGATCTGAGCAGTGTCACCCTCCCAGGGGGTCTCATACTGGTGGAGGATGCCCTCTGTGTCGATAGTTTGTAGCCGGGTGATATCAGGGACAACTGGCGCAATCGAACTGATTGCAGTCATTGAACTGTCCTCAGGCGTGGAGGGTTCTCCATCGTCGTCCGTGCCGTCTACGGCAGTAGTCTCCGATCCCGGTGCCGGGTGTTCGACGCTCTCGGGGAGTGGCCCGCGATTGAACCGAACCCCCGACTGAGCGATCTCGTTCCGAAGGAAGCGGTGGTCGCGCTTTGTCTCGAGAGTCCCGTCGCGCGTGTAGAACTCGACGGTCTTGAAGTCAAAGCGTTCTAATACAAGTTTCCCGAGTTGAAAGGCGGTACTGGTCGACCCGGCGGTCTGGAACACGAAGTGGTCATCTTTTGGGACGACAACCCACTCCCTGAGCAGGTCGCTGTATTCAACAATTAGTGTCTCGAAGCTCGGGTTCCAGTACAATCCACCGACACTATTGT
Encoded here:
- a CDS encoding serine/threonine-protein kinase — its product is MGQREADDISFGTVEPPPCHQPLEVIERDNRWIIREYYPTEDAIEEQIRTFGTHEDRMDAMRQARTTMERRQYPCLVRWDTHNSVGGLYWNPSFETLIVEYSDLLREWVVVPKDDHFVFQTAGSTSTAFQLGKLVLERFDFKTVEFYTRDGTLETKRDHRFLRNEIAQSGVRFNRGPLPESVEHPAPGSETTAVDGTDDDGEPSTPEDSSMTAISSIAPVVPDITRLQTIDTEGILHQYETPWEGDTAQIWVLDPEFDDHRTALHAFGTAIDDWTDLASHSGVVPIHERDADPSAWVIYDATGTPLSTCREELSMEERLWILTQLADVLQEAQRRSIYRTTLAPSRVIISRAESTRDRSYIDTRLDRSGSARSISARIASPGIERRVRDRLGQRTGSRYMAPEQLQNEAASTTPVYRLGAVTYWLLTGCEPFHDQQAYTNALAAGEITPPQELADLPSGVGDCIQQAMQPDPNDRFRTAKQFAERLVERFHRS